A window of Microbacterium hominis genomic DNA:
AGGACGCGAATGATGGAGACCTGGGACGAGATCACCCTCACCGGGCTGCGCGTGTTCGGCCGGCACGGCGTCTACGAGGAGGAGCGGCGGGTCGGCCAGTACTTCCTCGTCGACCTCACGCTGTTCGTCGACACGCGCACGGCCGCGGCCAGCGACGCCGTGGCCGACACCGTGCACTACGGCGAGGTGGCCGAGCGCGTGGCCGCGCTCGTCGCCGGCGACCCGGTCGACCTGCTCGAGACGCTCGTCGCCCGCATCGCGGACGATCTTCTGACCGTCGAGCTCGTGCAGGGGGTGCGGGTGACCGTCCACAAGCCCGACGCGCCGATCCCGGTGCCGTTCGCCGACGTGTCGGTGTCGATCGTGCGCACGCGAGGGGCTTCGTGAACCGCAGGCTCGCGCAGGGGTTCGCCGCCGACGTCGCTCCCGTGC
This region includes:
- the folB gene encoding dihydroneopterin aldolase translates to METWDEITLTGLRVFGRHGVYEEERRVGQYFLVDLTLFVDTRTAAASDAVADTVHYGEVAERVAALVAGDPVDLLETLVARIADDLLTVELVQGVRVTVHKPDAPIPVPFADVSVSIVRTRGAS